One window from the genome of Rufibacter tibetensis encodes:
- a CDS encoding metallophosphoesterase — protein sequence MTRLIITLILVLVIDIYVFQAVRTVAAGFTPGAKKAAFIVYWAISLFTLGTLLLALLTRGSAPNPMRMQVANVLFILFVSKVVIVLFLFLDDLVRLVQWLSNTMRGPDQPKFDVSRHKFMSQLALIMGALPFATLIWGMVKGAYDYQVKKVTLRFPNLPPAFDGFRLLQITDMHSGSFHSAEPLEKAVAIINQQAADVVVFTGDIVNNVASEVEPYIPTLAKIKAKNGVFSILGNHDYGDYVAWESREAKMENLNTLVGHHRRAGWDILLNEHRVLERNGQQIALLGVENWGHRMNFPKYGILSKAYAGTEKYPFKILLSHDPSHWDGEVNIKYPDIDLMLSGHTHGMQFGVNIPGWKWSPVQYVYKQWAGLYQKGRQYLYVNVGLGFLGYHGRVGFLPEITVFEFKRA from the coding sequence ATGACCAGACTGATCATCACGTTAATACTTGTCTTAGTAATAGATATATATGTTTTCCAGGCCGTACGTACCGTGGCGGCGGGCTTTACCCCGGGCGCCAAAAAGGCCGCCTTCATTGTTTACTGGGCCATCAGCCTTTTCACGCTAGGAACCCTGTTATTGGCCTTGCTCACCCGGGGCTCAGCGCCTAACCCTATGCGCATGCAAGTGGCCAATGTGCTGTTTATCCTGTTTGTCTCCAAGGTGGTGATTGTGCTTTTCCTGTTCCTGGATGACCTGGTGCGGCTGGTGCAATGGCTCTCCAATACCATGCGAGGACCAGACCAACCTAAATTTGACGTGTCCCGCCACAAATTCATGAGCCAACTGGCGTTGATAATGGGAGCGCTTCCGTTTGCCACGCTTATCTGGGGAATGGTAAAAGGAGCTTATGACTACCAGGTGAAAAAAGTGACGCTTAGGTTCCCAAATTTGCCGCCGGCCTTTGACGGGTTCCGGCTGCTGCAGATCACTGACATGCACTCAGGAAGTTTCCATTCTGCGGAGCCGCTGGAGAAAGCGGTGGCCATCATCAACCAACAGGCCGCCGATGTGGTGGTGTTTACCGGTGATATTGTGAACAACGTAGCTTCAGAGGTGGAGCCTTATATCCCTACGCTGGCCAAAATCAAGGCTAAGAACGGGGTGTTTTCTATATTAGGGAACCATGATTACGGCGATTATGTGGCTTGGGAGAGCCGCGAAGCGAAAATGGAGAACCTGAACACGCTGGTAGGTCACCACCGAAGAGCGGGCTGGGACATACTGTTGAATGAGCACCGGGTGCTGGAGCGGAACGGGCAGCAGATTGCTTTGTTAGGCGTGGAAAACTGGGGCCACCGCATGAATTTCCCTAAGTACGGCATTCTGTCTAAGGCTTATGCCGGTACCGAGAAATACCCATTTAAGATTTTGCTTTCGCATGACCCCTCACATTGGGATGGCGAAGTAAACATCAAGTACCCAGACATTGACCTGATGTTGTCTGGGCACACCCATGGCATGCAGTTTGGGGTGAACATACCCGGCTGGAAGTGGAGTCCTGTGCAATATGTATACAAGCAATGGGCTGGGCTGTACCAAAAAGGCCGGCAGTATTTGTATGTAAATGTGGGGCTGGGGTTCTTAGGCTATCATGGCCGGGTAGGGTTCCTGCCAGAGATCACGGTTTTTGAGTTCAAACGGGCGTAA
- a CDS encoding DUF1684 domain-containing protein — protein MKGFKYIILVGVLLIVGYLMKDLFFNDESYTQAVLKFRENKDLSFRSVTRSPLPDSMRRTFNKLNYYAPSRNFEINADFTPIESKEPVAMPMTTGTQEPYFVKGKASFELEGQEHTLTLFQKAGSVSDTLFIPFTDQTNGFETYGGGRYLDAIPNGQTIVLDFNKAYNPFCAYNPEFACPMPPAENRLKVKIPAGEQAFAK, from the coding sequence ATGAAAGGATTCAAATACATTATTTTGGTAGGCGTGCTGCTCATAGTGGGCTACCTGATGAAAGATCTGTTTTTCAATGACGAGAGCTACACTCAGGCTGTCTTGAAATTCAGAGAAAACAAGGATCTCTCCTTTAGAAGCGTCACCCGCTCTCCCCTCCCTGATTCTATGCGGCGCACGTTTAACAAACTCAACTACTACGCCCCATCCCGCAATTTTGAAATCAATGCTGACTTCACGCCCATTGAAAGCAAAGAACCGGTTGCCATGCCCATGACCACGGGTACGCAGGAACCTTATTTTGTAAAGGGAAAAGCCTCGTTTGAGTTGGAAGGCCAGGAGCATACCCTTACCCTGTTTCAGAAAGCCGGCTCCGTCTCAGATACCCTGTTTATCCCGTTCACCGACCAAACAAACGGTTTTGAGACCTACGGCGGCGGTCGCTACTTAGACGCTATCCCCAATGGACAAACTATTGTGCTGGATTTCAACAAAGCCTACAACCCCTTCTGCGCTTACAATCCAGAGTTTGCCTGCCCGATGCCCCCGGCTGAGAACCGCTTAAAGGTAAAAATTCCCGCTGGAGAGCAGGCGTTTGCTAAATAA
- a CDS encoding carboxypeptidase-like regulatory domain-containing protein — protein MSKRFCFLTLFLVSLLVWQKAVAQTRNHNIWVSGQVLREDTKAPIAGVSVYLKSTGQGQATNAQGAFRIQISSSDTLVFRALGFAQKIYVPSLRSVTELRVNILLQEESVKLREVKVSPLSPEKVDRVLRNMKPRPAPPKPRMNVTVPRIIIPPSPPTPPDIITSPLSFLYEQFSKEGKQRTRVAKLMEERERQKELERLMIRQDSIRQARLRYNRFFRDTTSFYNPRW, from the coding sequence ATGAGTAAGCGTTTCTGCTTTTTAACTTTATTTTTAGTTAGTCTGCTGGTGTGGCAGAAGGCCGTAGCCCAAACCAGGAACCATAATATCTGGGTAAGCGGACAAGTTTTGCGGGAAGATACCAAAGCACCCATTGCGGGGGTGTCTGTCTACCTGAAGAGCACCGGCCAGGGGCAGGCCACCAATGCCCAGGGTGCGTTCAGAATACAGATTTCCTCATCAGATACGCTCGTGTTCCGGGCGTTGGGGTTTGCTCAAAAAATCTACGTGCCTTCGTTGCGCAGCGTGACAGAGTTACGGGTAAACATCTTGCTGCAGGAAGAAAGCGTGAAATTACGGGAGGTGAAAGTATCGCCTTTGTCTCCGGAGAAAGTAGACCGGGTGCTCCGGAATATGAAGCCGCGTCCGGCCCCGCCCAAACCCCGCATGAACGTGACCGTGCCGCGCATCATCATTCCGCCCAGTCCACCTACGCCGCCAGACATTATCACCAGCCCTTTGAGTTTCTTGTATGAGCAGTTCTCTAAGGAAGGGAAGCAACGCACCCGTGTGGCTAAACTCATGGAGGAGCGCGAGCGCCAGAAAGAACTGGAGAGGCTCATGATCAGACAAGATTCCATCAGGCAGGCCCGTTTGCGCTACAACCGTTTTTTCAGAGACACCACCAGTTTCTACAATCCACGCTGGTAG
- the radC gene encoding RadC family protein — protein sequence MSTAYAAAPLSIKSWAEEDRPREKLLLKGRAALSDAELIGILIGSGTPSLSAVDVAKLILNAVDNDLNALARLTVKELQKHRGIGEAKAISIVSALELGRRRKEAAPVVKTRITCSTDIYDYIRPHLLDLPHEEFWIILLNRANTIMKKIQISTGGVAGTVADPKLIFKHALENLASAIILVHNHPSGQLKPSAADIALTKKLQEAGKVLDLPILDHLIFTDNSYYSFADEDLL from the coding sequence ATGTCTACCGCCTACGCTGCTGCTCCGCTCTCCATCAAATCCTGGGCCGAAGAAGACCGCCCCCGGGAAAAACTCCTCCTGAAAGGCCGCGCCGCACTATCCGATGCCGAACTGATTGGCATCCTGATTGGCTCTGGCACTCCCAGCTTAAGCGCAGTAGACGTGGCAAAACTTATCCTGAACGCTGTAGACAATGACCTCAATGCCTTGGCCCGACTTACGGTAAAAGAACTGCAAAAGCACAGAGGCATCGGCGAAGCCAAAGCCATCTCCATTGTGAGCGCTCTGGAACTAGGCCGCCGCCGCAAAGAGGCTGCCCCGGTGGTAAAAACCCGCATCACCTGCTCCACTGATATCTACGACTACATCCGCCCGCACCTTCTGGATTTGCCCCACGAGGAGTTCTGGATCATTCTGCTGAACCGGGCAAACACCATCATGAAGAAAATCCAGATCAGTACGGGTGGGGTGGCTGGTACCGTAGCTGACCCGAAACTTATCTTCAAGCACGCCCTGGAGAACCTGGCCAGCGCTATCATCCTGGTCCACAACCACCCATCCGGACAACTGAAGCCTAGCGCTGCTGACATTGCTTTAACCAAGAAGCTACAAGAGGCCGGAAAGGTTTTAGACCTGCCCATCTTAGATCACCTGATCTTCACCGATAACAGCTACTACAGCTTCGCGGACGAGGATCTGCTGTAA
- the pheT gene encoding phenylalanine--tRNA ligase subunit beta, translated as MRISLDWLKTLIAIDKPAQEVGKLLTDAGLEVEGIETVDVVTGGLKGMVIGEVLTCAKHPDADKLSVTTVDTGEGEPKHIVCGAANVAAGQKVVIATVGATLYPDGGEPFQIKKSKIRGAVSEGMICAEDEIGLGTDHSGIMVLDTNLPNGTPAAQYFGLASDEVFEIGLTPNRADAASHLGVARDLQALLKTPYQLPDLSNFKVTNTNLPISVEVENLEACPRYAGVTLSGVKVQESPKWLQQRLRAIGLSPINNVVDVTNYVLHELGQPLHAFDAEKIKGSKIIVKNASEGAKFTTLDSVERTLRTEDLTISNAEEPMVLAGVFGGLQAGVTEATQNIFLESAYFSPAGIRKTSQTHGIKTDSSFRFERGTDPNMVITALKRAALLIQEIAGGTISSEIVDVYPTPIEPTQIRVSYARVHQLIGQHIGEARIKEILTDLGINILEETAEGLLLSIPPHKVDVTREADVVEEVLRIYGYNNIHLSENLAASFLAKFPNPDPEVITKRIADALAANGFLETITNSLTNSNYYKDAEGNTSAELVPILNYNSEDLDAMRLTLVYSGLEVLRHNINRRQRDLKVFEIGKVYRKEGEKYKESNYLALFMTGNRAAESWQQATAKASFHDLAGQVQKVLTLCRQPNLTTKPTEHPYLSGGVTYQKGDVTLGHIGLLKDSVCKQVDVKEQVWFAELNWDYLLRNYKEKLVFEELSKFPEVRRDLSLVVEKSVSFDQIKQVAQRVERKLLQDVNVFDVYEGDKIESGKKAIAISFTLQDKNQTLTDKVIDSTMSRLMQQFEHQLGAVIRK; from the coding sequence ATGCGCATATCACTGGATTGGTTAAAGACTTTAATTGCTATAGATAAACCCGCCCAGGAAGTGGGCAAACTCCTCACAGATGCCGGTTTAGAGGTAGAAGGCATTGAAACTGTTGACGTAGTGACTGGCGGCCTGAAGGGGATGGTCATTGGAGAAGTGCTGACCTGTGCTAAACACCCCGATGCCGACAAACTAAGCGTGACCACCGTGGATACCGGCGAAGGCGAGCCCAAGCACATTGTGTGCGGCGCGGCCAACGTAGCAGCGGGCCAGAAAGTAGTCATTGCCACCGTAGGCGCCACTTTGTACCCAGACGGCGGCGAGCCTTTCCAGATCAAAAAATCAAAAATCAGGGGAGCCGTGTCTGAAGGCATGATCTGTGCCGAGGACGAAATAGGCTTGGGCACCGACCACTCCGGCATCATGGTGCTAGACACCAATCTACCCAACGGAACACCTGCCGCCCAGTACTTCGGGTTGGCTTCTGACGAGGTGTTCGAGATTGGTTTGACGCCCAACCGCGCCGATGCCGCCTCTCACTTAGGCGTAGCACGTGACTTACAGGCTCTGCTCAAAACCCCGTATCAACTGCCAGACTTAAGCAACTTCAAAGTAACCAACACCAACCTACCCATCTCTGTGGAGGTGGAAAACCTGGAGGCTTGCCCCCGTTATGCTGGCGTTACCCTTTCCGGGGTGAAAGTGCAGGAGTCGCCAAAGTGGTTGCAGCAGCGCTTACGGGCCATCGGGTTGTCGCCTATCAATAACGTGGTAGACGTGACCAATTATGTGCTGCACGAATTAGGTCAGCCCCTGCACGCTTTTGATGCTGAAAAAATCAAAGGAAGTAAGATCATTGTAAAGAATGCCTCTGAAGGCGCGAAGTTCACCACCTTAGACAGCGTGGAGCGCACCTTACGCACCGAAGACCTTACCATCAGCAACGCTGAGGAACCGATGGTTTTGGCGGGTGTGTTCGGTGGTTTGCAGGCCGGCGTGACCGAGGCAACCCAAAACATCTTCCTGGAAAGCGCTTACTTCTCCCCAGCCGGCATCCGGAAAACGTCTCAGACGCACGGCATCAAAACTGATTCATCGTTCCGTTTTGAGCGCGGCACTGACCCTAATATGGTGATCACGGCTTTGAAAAGAGCTGCTTTATTGATCCAGGAAATAGCCGGCGGTACCATTTCTTCTGAGATTGTGGATGTGTATCCAACCCCAATTGAGCCCACCCAAATCCGGGTAAGCTACGCCCGTGTACACCAGTTGATCGGTCAGCACATCGGCGAAGCCAGAATCAAGGAGATCTTAACGGATCTGGGCATCAATATTCTAGAGGAAACCGCTGAGGGCTTGCTCCTGTCTATTCCGCCGCACAAGGTAGACGTAACCCGCGAGGCCGATGTGGTGGAAGAGGTATTGCGTATTTACGGCTACAACAACATTCACCTGAGCGAGAACCTGGCTGCGAGTTTCTTGGCCAAGTTCCCCAACCCTGATCCTGAGGTCATCACCAAACGCATCGCGGATGCCTTGGCAGCTAATGGGTTCTTAGAAACCATCACCAATTCGCTTACTAACTCCAACTACTACAAAGACGCGGAAGGTAACACGTCAGCTGAACTGGTACCTATTTTGAACTACAACTCTGAGGACCTGGATGCCATGCGCCTGACGCTGGTGTACTCTGGTTTGGAGGTACTGCGCCACAACATCAACCGCCGTCAGCGTGATCTGAAAGTATTTGAGATTGGAAAGGTGTACCGCAAAGAAGGCGAGAAATACAAAGAGAGCAACTACCTGGCTTTGTTCATGACGGGCAACCGCGCCGCCGAAAGCTGGCAACAGGCTACCGCCAAGGCTTCTTTCCATGATTTGGCCGGACAGGTACAGAAGGTCCTGACCCTTTGCCGTCAGCCTAACTTAACCACCAAGCCTACAGAGCACCCGTACCTGTCAGGCGGCGTCACTTACCAGAAAGGCGATGTTACGTTGGGTCACATCGGGTTGCTGAAAGATAGCGTGTGCAAGCAGGTAGACGTGAAGGAGCAAGTGTGGTTCGCTGAGCTAAATTGGGATTATTTGCTGCGCAACTACAAAGAGAAGCTGGTGTTTGAGGAACTCTCCAAATTCCCGGAAGTGCGCCGCGACTTGTCTTTGGTGGTGGAAAAATCCGTATCTTTTGACCAAATCAAACAGGTAGCCCAGCGCGTGGAGCGGAAACTCCTGCAGGATGTGAACGTGTTTGACGTGTACGAGGGAGATAAGATTGAAAGTGGCAAGAAAGCCATTGCCATCAGCTTTACCCTGCAAGACAAGAACCAAACACTTACTGACA